A stretch of Dysidea avara chromosome 5, odDysAvar1.4, whole genome shotgun sequence DNA encodes these proteins:
- the LOC136255074 gene encoding uncharacterized protein yields the protein MVKSVKKCLRKTIGKAKLTYEELMTALTEVEMILNSRPLSYVSSEDVEKRLTPSHLIFGRRILSLPDSDFQHGANVFDYNMKITHDTFSRRMDHLNKTLNHFWRRWEEEYLLQFRESHRYSGTTNHKTNVLQEGQVVLMYSEGSPRGFWKLARIHTLIKGEDGHVREESCETNEKQGEDDEKSSTDQPENPEPFNDRNMMKTLAFFMTPDERKLSRMLTADTRQLEYLRDLYVQGFIHTGKLKRLPVKIIHLRLSVFAPTIIDMNSLEVNECCTVESFT from the exons ATGGTAAAGAGTGTCAAGAAGTGCCTCCGAAAGACAATTGGCAAAGCAAAATTGACATATGAGGAGTTGATGACAGCCCTGACTGAGGTTGAGATGATACTCAATTCTAGACCTTTGTCATATGTGTCTTCTGAGGATGTTGAAAAGCGGCTCACTCCATCTCATCTTATCTTTGGTAGAAGAATACTCAGTTTACCCGATTCTGATTTTCAACATGGAGCAAATGTCTTCGACTATAATATGAAGATTACACATGATACCTTTAGTAGAAGAATGGACCACCTCAACAAGACTCTCAACCACTTCTGGAGGAGATGGGAAGAAGAGTATCTTCTACAGTTTAGAGAAAGCCACCGTTACAGTGGTACGACTAATCATAAGACTAATGTTTTGCAGGAAGGTCAAGTAGTGTTGATGTACAGTGAAGGTTCCCCAAGAGGATTTTGGAAGCTGGCAAGGATACATACACTTATCAAAGGAGAGGATGGTCATGTGAGAG AAGAAAGTTGTGAGACTAATGAGAAACAAGGTGAAGATGATGAGAAAAGTAGTACAGACCAGCCAGAGAATCCAGAACCTTTTAATGACAGGAAT ATGATGAAGACGCTGGCATTTTTCATGACTCCTGATGAAAGAAAATTATCACGCATGTTAACAGCAGACACTAGACAACTTGAATATTTACGAGATCTCTATGTTCAAGGGTTTATACATACTGGCAAG TTGAAGAGATTACCTGTTAAGATAATCCACTTAAGACTATCGGTATTTGCTCCAACTATAATTGATATGAATAGTTTAGAGGTAAATGAATGTTGTACAGTGGAATCCTTTACCTGA